A region from the Panicum hallii strain FIL2 chromosome 1, PHallii_v3.1, whole genome shotgun sequence genome encodes:
- the LOC112874249 gene encoding uncharacterized protein LOC112874249 isoform X2, which translates to MAGTERPHRPIDPPRPGAGAGDSPARWDDDCDRVEGLAGLHIFDQEEEESPAKNGTANSHDTTETFIETEPGKCFYDEPLHEHTGIWVPVSVPPMTAQDREEWHRGFGCNGGYFPEEEFSWELDEENKEMTMWDVFADMVVAAKDKVISAATYDFGRCGMSVVSNFFLQEAWKDMAQTLADANAGIANELLETEPTKWLPDSAATSCMLCGVRFHPIMCSRHHCRFCGGVFCNGCTKGRSLMPPKFRTSEPQRVCDVCGVRLESIQPQLMNQISRASQLPTRDVTDLSTLRSWLNFPWAHTMEYEIYKAANSLRSYCKVGGLKPEKAIPDAILRQAKGFAIVTVVKVGMMVTYKLGTGLVVARRVDGSWSPPSAISTCGVGYGAQAGGEIADFIIVLRNTDAIRTFSGKAHLSVGAGVSASAGHVGRVAEADFRAGDGGYAACYTYSCSKERWSSFEVPWACSCFARVVWTSAMLKAL; encoded by the exons ATGGCCGGAACCGAGCGGCCCCACCGCCCGATCGACCCGCCgcggccgggcgccggcgccggcgactcGCCGGCGAGGTGGGACGACGACTGCGACCGCGTCGAAGGCCTGGCG GGACTCCACATATTTGACCAAGAGGAAGAAGAGTCACCAGCCAAAAATGGCACAGCCAACAGCCATGATACAACCGAAACTTTCATAGAGACAGAACCAGGAAAGTGTTTCTATGATGAACCGCTTCATGAGCATACAGGCATCTGGGTGCCTGTTTCTGTCCCTCCCATGACGGCGCAGGACCGTGAGGAGTGGCACAGGGGGTTTGGTTGCAATGGCGGGTACTTCCCGGAAGAAGAGTTTAGCTGGGAGCTGGATGAAGAGAATAAAGAGATGACAATGTGGGATGTGTTTGCCGATATGGTTGTTGCGGCAAAAGATAAAGTGATATCTGCTGCAACATATGATTTTGGGAGGTGCGGGATGTCAGTGGTATCCAACTTCTTTCTCCAAGAAGCCTGGAAGGATATGGCGCAAACACTTGCAGATGCCAATGCTGGTATTGCAAACGAGCTACTTGAGACAGAGCCAACAAAGTGGTTGCCTGACAGTGCTGCTACCTCTTGCATGCTCTGCGGCGTGCGGTTTCATCCTATAATGTGCTCTCGCCATCATTGTCGTTTCTGTGGTGGAGTATTTTGTAATGGTTGTACAAAGGGTAGAAGCTTAATGCCTCCAAAATTTAGGACTTCAGAACCTCAAAGGGTTTGTGATGTATGTGGAGTGCGGCTTGAGAGTATACAACCGCAATTGATGAATCAGATCAGCCGTGCGTCTCAACTTCCAACTCGGGATGTGACAGACCTGAGTACCTTGAGGTCATGGTTGAACTTCCCTTGGGCACACACAATGGAATATGAGATATACAAAGCTGCAAATTCTTTACGCAGCTACTGCAAG GTGGGAGGACTGAAGCCAGAAAAGGCTATCCCTGATGCTATTCTTAGACAAGCAAAAGGTTTTGCTATAGTTACTGTAGTAAAGGTCGGGATGATGGTTACATATAAGCTTGGTACTGGGTTGGTTGTTGCTCGAAGGGTCGATGGCTCCTGGTCACCTCCTTCAGCAATCTCCACCTGTGGTGTTGGATATGGAGCTCAG GCTGGAGGTGAGATAGCTGACTTCATCATTGTGCTGAGGAATACGGATGCCATCAGAACATTCAGTGGAAAGGCACATCTATCTGTTGGTGCTGGTGTTAGCGCTTCTGCTGGTCATGTCGGACGAGTAGCTGAGGCTGACTTCCGTGCTGGTGATGGTGGCTATGCTGCATGTTACACATACAGTTGTAGCAAAG